One stretch of Aeromicrobium fastidiosum DNA includes these proteins:
- a CDS encoding PaaI family thioesterase, which produces MSSVREPVVLTAEPRGEGLDVAVAAARRVVEALLLAGDGTALDMSDVAARLEAVAERLERHAPTLQQRMVDMWAGDGVTRHDPVVGSENALAPPLRFLGRDDGSVESRTTLGLPYQGPPGVIHGGISALLLDHALDFANQWAGVSGMTGTLTVRYHRPAPLFVELVITARQETVEGRKIRTTGELHADGELCVTAEAIFIDKHLPRPR; this is translated from the coding sequence GTGAGCTCAGTGCGCGAGCCTGTCGTCCTGACCGCCGAGCCCCGTGGTGAAGGCCTCGACGTGGCGGTCGCGGCAGCGCGTCGCGTCGTCGAGGCGCTCCTGCTGGCGGGTGACGGTACCGCCCTCGACATGTCCGACGTGGCTGCGCGGCTCGAGGCCGTGGCCGAACGGCTCGAGCGTCACGCACCGACGCTGCAGCAGCGCATGGTCGACATGTGGGCCGGCGATGGCGTCACCCGGCACGACCCCGTCGTGGGATCGGAGAACGCCCTCGCCCCACCCCTGCGCTTCCTCGGTCGCGACGACGGCAGCGTGGAGAGCCGGACCACTCTGGGCCTGCCGTATCAGGGCCCGCCCGGCGTCATCCACGGCGGGATATCGGCGCTGTTGCTCGATCATGCGTTGGACTTCGCCAACCAGTGGGCCGGGGTGTCCGGGATGACGGGGACGCTGACCGTGCGGTACCACCGACCGGCACCGTTGTTCGTGGAGCTGGTGATCACCGCCCGTCAGGAGACGGTCGAGGGTCGCAAGATCCGCACGACCGGCGAGCTTCACGCCGACGGCGAGCTGTGCGTCACCGCGGAGGCCATCTTCATCGACAAGCACCTGCCACGTCCGCGGTGA
- the npdG gene encoding NADPH-dependent F420 reductase: MSLNISVVGGTGPQGRGLAYRFALSGHAVTIGSRDATRAQEKADEINVKLGASSVSGATNADAVQASDIVLLAVPWDGHADLVLGLSEQLAGKLVISCVNPLGFDQDGPFGLVLEESAAQETQRLVPTARVVGAFHHVAALSLWKTPDPLSHDDVLVCGDDADAKDVVQDLAASVTGKRGIDAGALRLARQLEPLTAVLISMNKRYKTRSGVAVTGVEQG, encoded by the coding sequence ATGTCGTTGAACATCTCCGTGGTCGGCGGAACCGGTCCGCAGGGCCGAGGACTCGCCTACCGGTTCGCCCTGTCCGGTCATGCCGTCACGATCGGCTCTCGCGACGCGACCCGCGCCCAGGAGAAGGCCGACGAGATCAACGTCAAGCTGGGGGCTTCGTCCGTCTCCGGAGCGACCAACGCCGACGCGGTCCAGGCCTCCGACATCGTCCTCCTGGCGGTGCCGTGGGACGGTCACGCCGACCTGGTGCTCGGACTGTCCGAGCAGCTCGCGGGCAAGCTGGTCATCTCGTGCGTCAACCCCCTGGGGTTCGACCAGGACGGCCCCTTCGGGCTGGTGCTGGAGGAGTCTGCCGCTCAGGAGACCCAGCGGCTGGTGCCCACGGCTCGCGTCGTCGGAGCCTTCCACCACGTGGCGGCGCTGTCGCTGTGGAAGACGCCCGACCCGTTGTCGCACGACGACGTCCTGGTGTGCGGCGACGACGCCGATGCCAAGGACGTGGTGCAGGACCTGGCTGCCTCGGTGACGGGCAAGCGCGGCATCGACGCCGGCGCCCTGCGGCTGGCTCGCCAGCTCGAGCCACTCACGGCGGTGCTCATCAGCATGAACAAGCGATACAAGACGCGTTCGGGCGTGGCGGTCACCGGTGTAGAGCAGGGCTGA
- a CDS encoding FAD-binding oxidoreductase yields MPVRSFDLDVVDVTDETADAVCVTFAIPVGAESDFTYRPGQFLTLEVPGDTRGQVARCYSLCSSPAEPGGTISIGVKRTVGGYASNWICDSLRPGQRIRTLPPMGAFTPTSFGADLLLLAGGSGITPILSILRTALLKGSSRIVMAYANRDRDSIMFDRALAELSHVHRDRIAISHWLDSETGPPTIETVETWAIESTSFDAFVCGPPPFMDVAAEALGRLGLPRERVHQERFISLRANPFDSLPVAPRASTA; encoded by the coding sequence ATGCCAGTACGATCGTTCGACCTTGACGTCGTCGACGTCACTGACGAGACGGCGGACGCGGTGTGCGTCACGTTCGCGATTCCGGTGGGTGCGGAGAGCGACTTCACCTACCGCCCCGGGCAGTTCCTGACCCTGGAGGTGCCGGGTGACACGAGGGGGCAGGTCGCACGCTGCTACTCCCTGTGCAGCAGTCCGGCTGAACCCGGCGGCACCATCAGCATCGGCGTGAAACGGACCGTCGGTGGCTACGCGTCGAACTGGATCTGCGACAGCCTTCGCCCGGGCCAGCGGATCCGGACCCTCCCTCCCATGGGGGCCTTCACTCCGACGTCGTTCGGCGCCGACCTCCTGCTCCTTGCAGGCGGGAGCGGCATCACGCCGATCCTGTCGATCCTGAGGACTGCCCTGCTGAAGGGGAGCTCCAGGATCGTCATGGCATATGCCAACCGCGATCGTGACTCCATCATGTTCGACCGCGCACTGGCGGAGCTGTCCCACGTCCATCGCGACCGGATCGCGATCTCGCACTGGCTGGATTCCGAGACGGGTCCGCCGACCATCGAGACGGTCGAGACCTGGGCGATCGAATCGACCTCGTTCGATGCCTTCGTGTGCGGACCGCCACCTTTCATGGACGTTGCGGCCGAAGCGCTGGGCCGGCTGGGGCTGCCGAGGGAGAGGGTCCATCAAGAGCGGTTCATCTCGTTGCGAGCCAATCCGTTCGACTCCCTTCCCGTCGCCCCGCGCGCGAGCACGGCGTGA
- a CDS encoding MaoC/PaaZ C-terminal domain-containing protein translates to MPIDANAARSAEPQVRTIAWTRRDVLLYHLSLGAGRHAEVDPELRWTYERDLQVLPTFAMVAGGGPSVGDLPPADMRLPGIDIDLRRILHGGQKLTVHRPIPPAGSATVSTRVADVWDKQKAAVIVLQGDATAPDGEPLWTTTMQIWARGEGGFGGEPGPVPISGVPDRAPDHRLVTTTDPGQALLYRLNGDLNPLHVDPEFAAAAGFDRPILHGLASYGIVAKALVDEVLDGDASRLTALDVRFAGTVVPGQTIATAVWRSGDELTLVSTRADETGTPVLTHATATVRV, encoded by the coding sequence GTGCCCATCGACGCCAACGCCGCCAGATCCGCTGAACCGCAGGTTCGAACCATCGCCTGGACCCGGCGCGACGTGCTGCTCTACCACCTCTCGCTCGGCGCTGGGCGGCACGCCGAGGTCGATCCGGAGCTGCGCTGGACCTACGAGCGTGATCTCCAGGTGCTGCCGACCTTCGCGATGGTCGCCGGGGGCGGGCCGTCTGTGGGCGACCTGCCGCCAGCGGACATGCGTTTGCCGGGGATCGACATCGACCTGCGCCGGATCCTCCACGGAGGCCAGAAGCTGACGGTGCACCGACCGATCCCTCCTGCCGGCTCCGCCACCGTCTCGACGCGGGTGGCCGATGTCTGGGACAAGCAGAAGGCTGCGGTGATCGTGCTGCAAGGTGACGCCACCGCTCCGGACGGCGAACCGTTGTGGACCACGACGATGCAGATCTGGGCGCGTGGTGAGGGAGGATTCGGCGGAGAGCCGGGTCCCGTGCCGATCTCCGGCGTGCCCGATCGGGCACCTGACCATCGTTTGGTGACGACGACGGATCCCGGGCAGGCGCTGCTGTACCGCCTCAACGGCGATCTCAACCCGCTCCACGTCGATCCGGAGTTCGCCGCGGCGGCCGGCTTCGACCGTCCGATCCTGCACGGTCTCGCCTCGTACGGCATCGTGGCGAAGGCTCTCGTGGACGAGGTCCTCGACGGCGATGCCTCCCGGTTGACCGCGCTGGACGTCCGCTTCGCCGGCACAGTGGTGCCCGGGCAGACGATCGCGACGGCGGTGTGGCGCAGCGGCGACGAGCTGACGTTGGTGTCCACCCGTGCCGACGAGACCGGTACCCCGGTGCTGACGCACGCGACGGCAACGGTGCGGGTGTGA